A genomic region of Persephonella marina EX-H1 contains the following coding sequences:
- a CDS encoding VanZ family protein has protein sequence MDRISKILFYLYLLSIFLASVYPVKELPADDKLTHFLAYFILAVLMRFSLNTGYWSTFFYGSFYGFFIETVQYFLPYRSGEYGDFVADTFGVLCGLFSYFLFEFVYLELKNKE, from the coding sequence ATGGATAGGATCTCAAAGATACTTTTTTATCTTTATCTCCTTTCTATATTTTTAGCCTCTGTATATCCTGTTAAAGAGTTACCAGCAGATGACAAACTTACACATTTTTTAGCTTATTTTATTCTTGCCGTTTTAATGAGATTTTCATTGAACACAGGATACTGGAGTACTTTCTTCTATGGATCTTTTTACGGCTTTTTTATAGAGACTGTTCAGTACTTCCTTCCTTACAGATCTGGTGAGTACGGAGATTTTGTTGCTGACACCTTTGGAGTTCTCTGTGGACTTTTCAGTTACTTTTTATTTGAGTTTGTTTATCTGGAATTAAAAAACAAAGAGTGA
- a CDS encoding sensor histidine kinase, with product MYLEKIFFNYKLGRFFFSFALLFAFSVFAGTFRSNYDTFPYAAVILFSYTLTAFFSLYIKRINFLDFLLDVTFLSALIFTDFNAMKYFSVLYLIVLFFAGFILKPFYAYFIGFLALLIYGLLFFLNWNFKDAGLINLLLNGSAFGIIVYAGTKVREKIQFQEEYIRSLEREKQQAELYKKLYRIGAELAHEIRNPLASIHGAAQLLSEGNINERLLGMIKKESERLDQLLKEFLLLSKPREIQERSINIREFLKQLVSLYGSEDKKIELRVYGNPVIYIDERELHSGISNIIKNAIEWAKSTVILKAYEKDGNLIIEIEDDGEGIKEEDREKIFEPFYTKRKSGTGLGLAIAKRVFVENGGNITVEESDLGGAKFLIQIPLVRER from the coding sequence GTGTATTTAGAAAAGATATTTTTTAATTACAAATTAGGAAGGTTTTTCTTCTCCTTTGCACTTTTATTCGCATTCTCAGTTTTTGCAGGAACATTCAGATCAAACTATGATACATTTCCTTACGCTGCTGTAATACTTTTTTCATACACACTGACAGCCTTTTTCTCACTTTATATAAAAAGGATTAACTTTCTTGACTTTCTCCTAGATGTTACATTTCTTTCAGCACTGATATTTACAGATTTCAATGCTATGAAATACTTTTCGGTTCTTTACCTTATAGTTCTTTTCTTCGCAGGTTTTATTCTGAAGCCTTTTTATGCTTATTTTATAGGATTTCTAGCACTGCTTATTTACGGTTTACTCTTTTTCCTTAACTGGAATTTTAAGGATGCAGGTCTTATAAATCTTCTTCTGAATGGATCAGCTTTTGGGATCATAGTTTATGCGGGGACAAAGGTTAGAGAGAAGATACAGTTTCAGGAGGAGTATATAAGGTCTCTTGAGAGGGAGAAACAGCAGGCTGAACTTTACAAAAAGCTTTACAGGATCGGGGCTGAGCTTGCACATGAGATAAGGAATCCCCTTGCTTCAATACATGGTGCTGCACAGCTTTTAAGTGAGGGAAATATTAATGAAAGACTTCTCGGTATGATAAAAAAAGAGTCTGAAAGGCTTGATCAGCTTTTAAAGGAGTTTCTGCTTTTATCAAAGCCGAGGGAGATACAGGAAAGATCAATAAATATAAGAGAGTTTTTGAAACAGCTTGTAAGTCTTTATGGAAGTGAAGACAAAAAGATAGAGCTCAGGGTTTATGGAAATCCTGTTATATACATTGATGAGAGGGAGCTACATTCAGGAATATCAAATATAATAAAGAATGCTATTGAGTGGGCAAAAAGTACTGTTATATTAAAGGCTTACGAAAAGGATGGCAATCTTATTATTGAGATAGAGGATGATGGGGAAGGTATTAAGGAGGAAGACAGGGAGAAGATATTTGAGCCTTTTTACACAAAAAGAAAATCAGGGACAGGTCTTGGACTTGCTATAGCTAAGAGGGTTTTTGTTGAGAATGGTGGTAATATTACCGTTGAGGAAAGTGATCTTGGAGGGGCAAAATTTCTTATACAGATACCATTGGTGAGGGAAAGATGA
- the rpoZ gene encoding DNA-directed RNA polymerase subunit omega, with product MNKRPLIEQALKRVNNRYELVHAAAKLAKDLYETGAESYVTEEGIPLKKTVISINEIAKGRAVILRKE from the coding sequence TTGAATAAAAGACCTTTGATAGAACAGGCATTAAAAAGGGTTAACAACAGGTATGAGCTTGTTCACGCCGCAGCAAAACTTGCCAAGGATCTGTATGAAACTGGAGCGGAGAGCTACGTAACTGAAGAGGGAATCCCTTTAAAGAAGACTGTAATATCAATAAATGAGATAGCAAAAGGAAGAGCCGTTATACTCAGGAAGGAGTAG